The following are from one region of the Ornithorhynchus anatinus isolate Pmale09 chromosome X1, mOrnAna1.pri.v4, whole genome shotgun sequence genome:
- the QPCT gene encoding glutaminyl-peptide cyclotransferase isoform X1: protein MVGAGGPRPTERIVAGSTAASTPAGPGTLRPPPPGPPLPPLLPLLLLLLLLPGRGHTAWPQRKYHHEPHVLDAVDVQQVAAGTNISEMWQDDLQPLLIERYPGSPGSHMARQHIIRRLGRLRAGWELEVDTFESPTPYGYRTFSNIVATLNPPAKRHLVLACHYDSKYFPHWDNRVFVGASDSAVPCAMLLTLARSLDKRLLPLKNNLASRPDLSLQLIFFDGEEAFLHWSPQDSLYGSQHLAQKMESTPHPPGATNTNQLHGIDLFVLLDLMGAPNPIFPKFFQSPVRWFNRLQEIERRLHGLGLLTNHSLERRYFQNVLYRGLIEDDHIPFLRRGVPVLHLISSPFPVVWHTMEDNEENLDRPTIDNLNKIIQVFVLEYLHL from the exons ATGGTGGGAGCCGGGGGCCCCCGACCCACGGAGCGCATCGTGGCGGGCAGCACCGCGGCCAgcaccccggccgggcccgggaccctccgccccccgcccccggggccgcccctgcccccgctcctgcccctgctcctgctcctgctgctcctgccggGAAGGGGCCACACCGCCTGGCCACAGCGCAAG tATCACCATGAACCTCATGTTTTGGATGCCGTTGATGTCCAGCAAGTAGCCGCAGGGACCAATATTTCTGAAATGTGGCAAGATGACTTACAACCTTTGCTGATCGAAAGATACCCAGGATCACCGGGAAGTCATATGGCTCGCCAG CATATCATCCGGCGCCTTGGGAGACTCCGGGCAGGCTGGGAGCTGGAAGTAGACACTTTCGAGAGCCCCACCCCGTACGGTTACCGGACGTTTTCTAATATCGTGGCCACCCTCAATCCTCCCGCCAAGCGCCACCTGGTACTCGCCTGCCACTACGACTCCAAGTATTTTCCACACTGGGATAACAGAGTGTTTGTGGGAGCCTCCGATTCGGCTGTGCCCTGCGCAATGTTGCTGACTTTAGCCCGCTCCTTGGACAAGAGGCTTCTTCCCTTGAAG AATAATTTAGCTTCCAGACCAGACCTGTCTCTCCAGCTCATTTTCTTTGATGGGGAAGAGGCTTTTCTTCACTGGTCTCCTCAAGATTCCCTGTACGGatctcagcacttagcccagAAGATGGAATCTACCCCTCACCCACCTGGAGCAACGAACACAAACCAGCTGCACGGCATT GATTTGTTTGTGCTCCTGGATCTGATGGGGGCTCCAAACCCAATCTTTCCCAAATTCTTTCAAAGCCCCGTCCGCTGGTTTAACAGACTCCAAGAAATTG AGCGGCGACTGCACGGCTTGGGCCTGCTGACGAATCACTCGCTGGAAAGACGGTACTTCCAGAATGTCTTGTACCGGGGGCTGATTGAGGATGACCATATTCCGTTCTTAAGAAGAG GGGTTCCGGTTCTCCATctgatctcatctcccttccctgtcGTCTGGCACACCATGGAAGACAACGAAGAAAACTTGGACAGACCAACTATCGACAACCTTAACAAGATCATACAAGTGTTTGTGTTAGaataccttcatctgtaa
- the QPCT gene encoding glutaminyl-peptide cyclotransferase isoform X2, whose product MVGAGGPRPTERIVAGSTAASTPAGPGTLRPPPPGPPLPPLLPLLLLLLLLPGRGHTAWPQRKYHHEPHVLDAVDVQQVAAGTNISEMWQDDLQPLLIERYPGSPGSHMARQHIIRRLGRLRAGWELEVDTFESPTPYGYRTFSNIVATLNPPAKRHLVLACHYDSKYFPHWDNRVFVGASDSAVPCAMLLTLARSLDKRLLPLKNNLASRPDLSLQLIFFDGEEAFLHWSPQDSLYGSQHLAQKMESTPHPPGATNTNQLHGIDLFVLLDLMGAPNPIFPKFFQSPVRWFNRLQEIGVPVLHLISSPFPVVWHTMEDNEENLDRPTIDNLNKIIQVFVLEYLHL is encoded by the exons ATGGTGGGAGCCGGGGGCCCCCGACCCACGGAGCGCATCGTGGCGGGCAGCACCGCGGCCAgcaccccggccgggcccgggaccctccgccccccgcccccggggccgcccctgcccccgctcctgcccctgctcctgctcctgctgctcctgccggGAAGGGGCCACACCGCCTGGCCACAGCGCAAG tATCACCATGAACCTCATGTTTTGGATGCCGTTGATGTCCAGCAAGTAGCCGCAGGGACCAATATTTCTGAAATGTGGCAAGATGACTTACAACCTTTGCTGATCGAAAGATACCCAGGATCACCGGGAAGTCATATGGCTCGCCAG CATATCATCCGGCGCCTTGGGAGACTCCGGGCAGGCTGGGAGCTGGAAGTAGACACTTTCGAGAGCCCCACCCCGTACGGTTACCGGACGTTTTCTAATATCGTGGCCACCCTCAATCCTCCCGCCAAGCGCCACCTGGTACTCGCCTGCCACTACGACTCCAAGTATTTTCCACACTGGGATAACAGAGTGTTTGTGGGAGCCTCCGATTCGGCTGTGCCCTGCGCAATGTTGCTGACTTTAGCCCGCTCCTTGGACAAGAGGCTTCTTCCCTTGAAG AATAATTTAGCTTCCAGACCAGACCTGTCTCTCCAGCTCATTTTCTTTGATGGGGAAGAGGCTTTTCTTCACTGGTCTCCTCAAGATTCCCTGTACGGatctcagcacttagcccagAAGATGGAATCTACCCCTCACCCACCTGGAGCAACGAACACAAACCAGCTGCACGGCATT GATTTGTTTGTGCTCCTGGATCTGATGGGGGCTCCAAACCCAATCTTTCCCAAATTCTTTCAAAGCCCCGTCCGCTGGTTTAACAGACTCCAAGAAATTG GGGTTCCGGTTCTCCATctgatctcatctcccttccctgtcGTCTGGCACACCATGGAAGACAACGAAGAAAACTTGGACAGACCAACTATCGACAACCTTAACAAGATCATACAAGTGTTTGTGTTAGaataccttcatctgtaa
- the QPCT gene encoding glutaminyl-peptide cyclotransferase isoform X3, with the protein MYHHEPHVLDAVDVQQVAAGTNISEMWQDDLQPLLIERYPGSPGSHMARQHIIRRLGRLRAGWELEVDTFESPTPYGYRTFSNIVATLNPPAKRHLVLACHYDSKYFPHWDNRVFVGASDSAVPCAMLLTLARSLDKRLLPLKNNLASRPDLSLQLIFFDGEEAFLHWSPQDSLYGSQHLAQKMESTPHPPGATNTNQLHGIDLFVLLDLMGAPNPIFPKFFQSPVRWFNRLQEIERRLHGLGLLTNHSLERRYFQNVLYRGLIEDDHIPFLRRGVPVLHLISSPFPVVWHTMEDNEENLDRPTIDNLNKIIQVFVLEYLHL; encoded by the exons ATG tATCACCATGAACCTCATGTTTTGGATGCCGTTGATGTCCAGCAAGTAGCCGCAGGGACCAATATTTCTGAAATGTGGCAAGATGACTTACAACCTTTGCTGATCGAAAGATACCCAGGATCACCGGGAAGTCATATGGCTCGCCAG CATATCATCCGGCGCCTTGGGAGACTCCGGGCAGGCTGGGAGCTGGAAGTAGACACTTTCGAGAGCCCCACCCCGTACGGTTACCGGACGTTTTCTAATATCGTGGCCACCCTCAATCCTCCCGCCAAGCGCCACCTGGTACTCGCCTGCCACTACGACTCCAAGTATTTTCCACACTGGGATAACAGAGTGTTTGTGGGAGCCTCCGATTCGGCTGTGCCCTGCGCAATGTTGCTGACTTTAGCCCGCTCCTTGGACAAGAGGCTTCTTCCCTTGAAG AATAATTTAGCTTCCAGACCAGACCTGTCTCTCCAGCTCATTTTCTTTGATGGGGAAGAGGCTTTTCTTCACTGGTCTCCTCAAGATTCCCTGTACGGatctcagcacttagcccagAAGATGGAATCTACCCCTCACCCACCTGGAGCAACGAACACAAACCAGCTGCACGGCATT GATTTGTTTGTGCTCCTGGATCTGATGGGGGCTCCAAACCCAATCTTTCCCAAATTCTTTCAAAGCCCCGTCCGCTGGTTTAACAGACTCCAAGAAATTG AGCGGCGACTGCACGGCTTGGGCCTGCTGACGAATCACTCGCTGGAAAGACGGTACTTCCAGAATGTCTTGTACCGGGGGCTGATTGAGGATGACCATATTCCGTTCTTAAGAAGAG GGGTTCCGGTTCTCCATctgatctcatctcccttccctgtcGTCTGGCACACCATGGAAGACAACGAAGAAAACTTGGACAGACCAACTATCGACAACCTTAACAAGATCATACAAGTGTTTGTGTTAGaataccttcatctgtaa